CCGCGGGGCGCGTCGATGTGCTGCATCTCAGGATGGCCGACGTCGGCAGCCTGGCTGCCGCCGATGTCGCGCGTGAGCTCGGCATCCCGACGGTGTTCACCGTCGCCCCCGATCCGCACAGCGTGATCGCCTCGCTCGAGCGGTCGGGACGACTGTCGCGTGAGGACTTCGGCGAGATCGACCGCACCGAGCACTTCTGGTTCCGCAGCCACCTCGTCCAGAGTCTTGCCGCTTCGGCCGCTCACTCGGTGTTCTTCCCCCGGCCCGAGCTCGAGCGCGACATGCGGGCGCTCATCGGCATCGACCTCACCTCCCACCCCGAGCGCCACACCGTCGTCGCCGAGGGCGTGGACCTCGCGGTCGTCGACGACGCCCTCTCCCGCGCCGTCGGGGTCGCCGCCGGCGCCGAGCCCGACGGCGCGCTCGCCGAGCTCGCGGCCCTGGTCGACGGCCTCGCCCCCGAACGTCGCGGACTCCCGCTGCTCGTCACCGTCGGCCGTATGCACCGCATCAAGGGGATGGCCGCGCTCGTCGATGCATGGGCCGCCAGCGACCTGTCGGCACGTGCGAACCTGCTCGTCGTGGGCGGCGACCTCGCCCACCCGTCGGGTGATGAGCAGCAGCAGCTCGACCTCATCGACGGCTCGGTCCCGCAGCCCGAGCGGGCCGAACGGGGCCTCGTCGTCGCCGGGCACCGCTCGAACGACGTCGCGGCCGCCTGGCTCGCCGCCGCACGGTTCGGCATTCCCGGCGCCGTCGCCCCGGGCGGAGCGTACGTCTGCGCGAGCGTCAAAGAGGAGTTCGGCCTGGCGATCCTCGAGGCGATGGCCACCGGGCTCGTCGTCGTCGCCCCCGACAGCGGAGGACCCGCCACCTACGTCGACGACGGCGACACCGGCTTCCTCACCGACACCGCCGACCGGGAGGCCCTCGTCACGGCGATCGGGCGGGCGCTCGATGCTGCCGCCGACGGCGATCCGCGCCGCGCCGAGCGCTCCCGCACCCTCGTGGCCGAGCGGTTCACGATCCAAGGCATGGCGGCCACCCTCATCCCGATGTATCAGAACGTCGCCCGGCACGAGGCGGAGCTGCGCCGCACCGCGGGACTGCTGACGTGACCCTCCTCGTCATCAGCCCCGACTACGCCTCGCACCTCCTCCCCCTCGCGGCGCTCGCGACGGCCTGGCAGAGCGCCGGCGACGACGTCGTGGTCGCCACAGGCCCCGCAACCGCGCCGATCGTGGCGGAGTTCGGGTACCGGCGCACCGACCTCCCCCTCGGGCGCGGAGCCAATGCCCGTGTCATCCGATCGTCGGAGCAGGATGCCGCGGAGGCGGCGTCTCTCGAGGGGTTCTTCGCCGCCACCCGGCGGGGCATGGTGCCCACGCTCGCCTACCAGGCGCGGGAGCGCCTGACCGACCTGATGTGGCAGCCGGTCGAGCGAGCCCGCGCGACCCTGGCGGTCATCGACGAGGTCGCGCCCGATGCCATCCTCGTCGACCACCTCGCCTTCAGTGCGCGGCTCGCGCTCCACACCGCGGGGATCGCCTACGGCGACGTGGTGCTGGGGCATCCCAGCGCGCTGCCGGTACCGGGCGAGGTGTACGGCTACCCGCCGGCGTGGCCGTCGACCCTCCGGCCCGACCCGGCGGAGCTCGCCGACCTGCGGGCGCTCTGCGACGAGGTCGCTCGCCGCTTCACCGACCAGTGGAACACCACCGCCGTGGCGTTGGACCCCGGCGCGAGGGCGGTCGACGACGCCTTCCTGGTGCACGGCGAGACCACGCTGTTCAACTATCCCGCCGAGCTCGCCGAGGGCGATGGGCGGATGCTGCCGCCCCACCGCTTCCTCGGATCCACACCGCGCGACGAGCCGGCCGCCGCCGACGTCGACGCCTGGATCGCGCGCGGAGAGCCCTTCGTGTACGTCAGCCTCGGGAGTTTCCTGTCGGTCCGCGACGACGTGCTCGCCCGCATCGCCGACGCGCTCCGCCGCGCCGGGCTCCGCGCGGCGATCGCGACAGGTACGACCCCGGCCTCGGCCCTCGGCGACGTGCCCGCCGGATGGCTCGTCGCCGACTACCTGCCCCAGGTGCGTCTGCTCGGCGCAGCCGCGGCGGCGGTCACGCACGGCGGCAACAACTCCGTCACCGAGGCGGTCGGCCAGGCGGTTCCGCTCGTCGTGCTCCCCTTCTCCACCGACCAGTTCGCCGGGGCCGCCGCGATCGAGCGCACCGGCACCGGCCGCGCGCTCGACCCGAACCGCGACGACGTCGACGCCCTCGCCGAGGCGCTCCGGGAGGTCGCCGATCCAGGCTTCACGGGTCGAGCGGTGCTCGGACGCATCGCAGCAGCGCAGCGCGCGCACCCGGGGCCGCGGATCGCCTACGAGTCGCTGGCGCGGGAGGTGCGCGGAGTCAGCTGACGGCGATGCTCAGCTGACCGCGTCCGGCACGGCGTCGGGTTCGCCACCGAGTTCCGCCAGCACCGCGGCATCCAGGTCGTCGTACCCGAAGACGAGCGCGGCCATCCGATCGGAATCGTGCGCGGCGTCGCGATAGCGCTCCATCCGCGCCGCATTGGCGTCGTAGGCGGTTCCGGCACGCACCTCTCCGACGTGGTGCAGGGCGTAGACCCGACCCCGGTGGCTGCGCGGGGGTGCACCCAGGAGCGTCGTGTGCGCCAGGTACCAGGCGGCGTCCTCGAAGCCCCAGCCGCGGAACCCCTCGTCCTGTCCTCCGTGCGCCGCCCAGGTCCGGGGCGTGGCCACATAGATGCCCGAGCAGGCGCCGTCGACGAACTGCTCGACCGTGCAACGGTCGAGGGGCACGCCCGCGGCGTAGTCCGCCGACCCGGTGCGGCCGAGCCAGCGGTACTCGTCGTAGGGCAGGTGCACCAGATCGCTCGTCGCGGCGGCACGGATGGCGGCGAGCAGCGGCTCGCGTTCGGGAAGGGTGTCGGCATCGCCGATGACCACCACCTCGTCGATCGCCGCATCGCGCATCGCGGCGTTGCGGCAGGCGGCCAACACGAACGGATCATCTCCGGTGTCGATCGTCAGGATCGGCACCCCCGGGAGGTTCTGCTGATACCAGGCGACGACGCGATCGAACGCGTCCAGACGTGACGGCGCCGGGCGCCAGGGGATCACGATTCTCACTGCGGGCACGACGGGAGTGATCAATGCACCTTCCTTTCCTCGGCGAGCATAAGCGACGGCGGACCCCTCACGGACACGGGGACGGATGTCGGTGGACGGGCGTACCGTGAGGGGGTGACCTCGCCCGTTCCGCCCCGGCTTCCGCGCCGGTCGGGCACGCGGTTACGGGCCGATCTCGCAGCGGTGCCGGGCACCCCCGCGAGCGGCCCGCCGATCGAGACCGAGTACCGTCCGCGGCATCCGCTCGACCTGCGTCGCGTGCTGCTGTTCCAGCGCCGCGGCTACGGCGATCCCACGCACATCGATGACGGCCCGGTGATCTGGCGCGCGTGCCGGACGCCGGAGGGCGTCGCGACCATCGCGATCCGTGAGGCCGCCGGCGGCGCGGTGCGCGGGGCGGCGTGGGGCCCGGGGGCGGCGTGGGCGATCGATCAGCTGCCCGCGCTCTGCGGCAGAGACGACGACCTCGACGGATTCGATGCGTCGCGTCACCCGCTCATCGCCCAGACCCACCGACGCAATCCGGGCCTTCGCCTCGGCCGCACCGACCTCGTCTTCGATGCGCTGGCGGGCGCCATCATCGAGCAGAAGGTCACCGGCAAGCAGGCCTTCGCCGCGTGGCGGCGCATCGTCCGCGGTTTCGGCGAGCGCGCGCCCGGCCCGACGCCGGTGCCGATGTACGCACCGCCGTCGGTCGACGGCTGGCGGCACGTTCCGTCGTGGGCCTGGCATCGCGCCGGGCTCGAGCCACCGCAGGCGCGCACGCTCGTCGCCGCCGCGCAGCGGGGCACGCGCATCGAGCAGGCCACCCATGCCGCCGCGACGGGCGACGAGCGCGACCGCGTCCTCACCAGCCTCCCCGGGGTGGGAGTGTGGACCGCCGCCGAGACGCGGATCCGCGCCTTCGGCGACCCCGACGCCGTGAGCGTCGGCGATTACCACGTGGCCCACGAGGTCGGATTCGCCCTGACCGGTGCGCGCACGGACGACGACGGGATGCTGCAACTGCTCGCCCCCTGGAAGGGCCACCGTCAGCGCGTGATCCGCCTCATCGGCCTGAGCGGAGTGCGGGAGCAGCGGCGCGGTCCCCGGGTGCACCCCGAAGACCACCGCGACCGCTGAGCACCGCCGTAGGCTGAGCGCATGGCTTCTCGCACCGGCTGGCCTCGCGGCCGCACCAACTGGGTGATCGGCAGCATCCTCATCTTCGCCGGGGGCGCGTTGTTCGGACTGATCTGGGGATCGGTCGGGCTCGGGCTCGCTGTCGCGGCCGCCGTGTCGATCGGGTGGCTCATCGCCTACGAGTCGTGGCGCGGCCAGAAGGTCGGGCTGAACGACCCCGACGACGACGGGGCCCGACTGTAGGGCGACGCCTGGCCCGCGTTCGGCGCGTCAGCCGAGGACGGTCGGGGGCGCGGACTCCTCACCGAGAACGTGCTCGGCGAGGAACGCGAACACCGTCTCGTACCAGACCACGGCGTGCTGGGGCTTCAGGATCCAGTGATTCTCGTCGGGGAAGTACAGGAAACGGTGCGGCATGCGCCCGTCGTCGTCGGCATGGTGCTCGGCGAGGTCCGACCAGAGGCGCAGTCCCTCGCCGATGGGCACCCGGTAATCCCTGTCGCCGTGAACGACGAGGACGGGGGTGCGGATGTCGGCGACGAAGCGGTGCGGTGAGTGCTCGATCATCGCCTCGGGCGTGAAGATGCGCTGCCAGTAGTCCGAGCTGTCGGTCGTGCCGGCGAACTGGTCGAGTGCCCACAGGCTCGCGTGCGTGACGATCGCGCGGAACCGATCGGTGTGGCCGGCGACCCAGTTGGCCATGTATCCGCCGAACGAGC
The Microbacterium sp. SLBN-154 DNA segment above includes these coding regions:
- a CDS encoding nucleotide disphospho-sugar-binding domain-containing protein → MTLLVISPDYASHLLPLAALATAWQSAGDDVVVATGPATAPIVAEFGYRRTDLPLGRGANARVIRSSEQDAAEAASLEGFFAATRRGMVPTLAYQARERLTDLMWQPVERARATLAVIDEVAPDAILVDHLAFSARLALHTAGIAYGDVVLGHPSALPVPGEVYGYPPAWPSTLRPDPAELADLRALCDEVARRFTDQWNTTAVALDPGARAVDDAFLVHGETTLFNYPAELAEGDGRMLPPHRFLGSTPRDEPAAADVDAWIARGEPFVYVSLGSFLSVRDDVLARIADALRRAGLRAAIATGTTPASALGDVPAGWLVADYLPQVRLLGAAAAAVTHGGNNSVTEAVGQAVPLVVLPFSTDQFAGAAAIERTGTGRALDPNRDDVDALAEALREVADPGFTGRAVLGRIAAAQRAHPGPRIAYESLAREVRGVS
- a CDS encoding DNA-3-methyladenine glycosylase family protein, whose amino-acid sequence is MPGTPASGPPIETEYRPRHPLDLRRVLLFQRRGYGDPTHIDDGPVIWRACRTPEGVATIAIREAAGGAVRGAAWGPGAAWAIDQLPALCGRDDDLDGFDASRHPLIAQTHRRNPGLRLGRTDLVFDALAGAIIEQKVTGKQAFAAWRRIVRGFGERAPGPTPVPMYAPPSVDGWRHVPSWAWHRAGLEPPQARTLVAAAQRGTRIEQATHAAATGDERDRVLTSLPGVGVWTAAETRIRAFGDPDAVSVGDYHVAHEVGFALTGARTDDDGMLQLLAPWKGHRQRVIRLIGLSGVREQRRGPRVHPEDHRDR
- a CDS encoding glycosyltransferase; the encoded protein is MTASEAAMGIQTAMDRIIEAPTIVQALQAADDVAFEAGRDPGVRTLRVLSAALVGTDDIAAIAAVHALAEMNDEAAGALLVTLLDDERRFVVEHAAWALGRRPARAAAIAPLIALVIAGGFTGMLAQHTLEKWAAGSGELLAVALLSATTGEVGVEARVRLTETLGLVRHPLTTAPLCALAADTTAPAIVREAAIAALGQRADPDVIAHLEDLVAEGGLVGDLARLALIDADPPHTRTSADDAGGEGGLTVAQLFLHADIDPALSASGAGDNGGIATLLVRLGDALISDSSVVDRVLTLSRGTVAQAGPDLLQMAGGERGHLYGHVPLTSIPASSATAWHLRVTVRRGIRRLLRAAGRVDVLHLRMADVGSLAAADVARELGIPTVFTVAPDPHSVIASLERSGRLSREDFGEIDRTEHFWFRSHLVQSLAASAAHSVFFPRPELERDMRALIGIDLTSHPERHTVVAEGVDLAVVDDALSRAVGVAAGAEPDGALAELAALVDGLAPERRGLPLLVTVGRMHRIKGMAALVDAWAASDLSARANLLVVGGDLAHPSGDEQQQLDLIDGSVPQPERAERGLVVAGHRSNDVAAAWLAAARFGIPGAVAPGGAYVCASVKEEFGLAILEAMATGLVVVAPDSGGPATYVDDGDTGFLTDTADREALVTAIGRALDAAADGDPRRAERSRTLVAERFTIQGMAATLIPMYQNVARHEAELRRTAGLLT